A single Panthera tigris isolate Pti1 chromosome A3, P.tigris_Pti1_mat1.1, whole genome shotgun sequence DNA region contains:
- the CCDC142 gene encoding coiled-coil domain-containing protein 142 isoform X2: protein MAQGSRSGGFLPPLATVPPFWSQPEGAVEEQWERRQAGALGGDFRGWPRLPVAGSIPCLNPRPGGARGAQPWWAAPAPADAGEHREAGAADWWQEPAAGRPIPPALQRLRAVLLRLHREREQLLQARDCACHLQMAVHLLRILSPSATALGPGPLTQLCRDLLLLPSRGAVLRSGLRETPEPLLLARPVGLAAQRLDAAIEMQLRALGREPASPGLSSQLADVLLALPAYHQLMGKALSQIPGAARPFPPLRVLHLLTGERGCQVAGQLDEALKGSGLRDHLRSRCQEERELLPGLLGLLGGVSDSASSGLGLGGAGALWSQYWTLLWAACAQSLDLSLGPWRDHRAAAQQLSQALGQASLPQECEKELASLCRNLFHQSLIWNWDQGFCQALGSAGEDQSSRPSSSHTTELLQQLFPPLLDALQQPRSGLLLCQPPDPAPLALGLCTLQTTLLWFLGRTQQHLAAWAPDSFLLLIQKDLPPLLHEAAALSRLASEESLSLEVEQQLGLEIQKLTTQIQLLPEESLSLFFQECHKQATQGFELYMPRGRYWRHRLSPELPSIPSEYAGLVVRTVLEPVLQGLQGLPPQAQAPALGQALTAILGAWLDHILRHGIRFSLQGALQLRQDFGVVRELLEEEQWGLSQELRQSLLTLNIFQRLDGALLCLFQQPLPKPEVHRRPPCCCICNEVQTMELPSSSLNSLENLEPPLRPGAPPAQTAQLLSTLWGGGPSPEAYLVGNQQAWLALRQHQRPRWHLPFLSCLGTGPES, encoded by the exons ATGGCCCAGGGGTCTCGCTCCGGTGGCTTTCTGCCTCCGCTCGCCACCGTGCCGCCGTTTTGGTCACAACCAGAAGGCGCTGTGGAAGAGCagtgggagagaaggcaggcGGGCGCTCTCGGCGGGGACTTTCGTGGCTGGCCGCGGCTGCCGGTTGCCGGGAGCATTCCCTGCCTGAACCCACGGCCCGGCGGAGCTCGGGGAGCGCAGCCGTGGTGGGCTGCGCCGGCGCCAGCAGACGCAGGAGAGCACCGCGAGGCGGGCGCTGCAGACTGGTGGCAGGAGCCGGCAGCCGGCCGCCCCATTCCTCCCGCGCTGCAGCGTCTCCGGGCCGTGTTGCTGCGGCTGCATCGTGAGCGGGAGCAGCTCCTTCAAGCCCGGGACTGCGCCTGCCACCTACAGATGGCCGTGCACCTCCTGAGGATCCTGAGTCCCAGCGCGACGGCCCTTGGCCCCGGCCCCTTGACTCAGCTGTGCCGCgacctgctgctgctgccttcCCGTGGGGCTGTCCTGCGAAGCGGCCTACGGGAGACTCCGGAGCCGCTACTCCTGGCGCGTCCCGTTGGACTGGCCGCTCAGCGCCTGGATGCTGCCATCGAGATGCAGCTTCGGGCTCTGGGTCGGGAGCCTGCCAGCCCGGGCTTGTCGTCCCAACTTGCTGACGTGCTCTTGGCACTTCCCGCCTACCACCAGCTGATGGGAAAAGCCTTGAGCCAAATTCCGGGGGCAGCGCGCCCTTTCCCACCCCTCCGTGTGCTCCACCTCCTGACGGGGGAGCGGGGTTGCCAGGTGGCTGGTCAGCTAGATGAGGCGCTCAAGGGGTCGGGCTTGCGGGACCACCTCCGAAGTCGGTGCCAGGAGGAGCGGGAGCTGCTGCCCgggctgctggggctgctggggggtGTGAGTGATTCAGCCAGCAGTGGACTGGGGCTTGGAGGGGCTGGAGCCCTGTGGAGCCAGTACTGGACCCTGCTGTGGGCAGCTtgtgctcagagtctggacctaAGTCTAGGACCCTGGAGGGACCACAGGGCAGCCGCACAACAACTGAGTCAGGCACTGGGTCAGG CATCCCTGCCTCAGGAGTGTGAGAAGGAGCTGGCTTCTTTGTGTCGCAACCTATTTCATCAGTCTCTTATCTGGAATTGGGACCAAG GCTTCTGCCAGGCCTTGGGATCTGCTGGTGAAGATCAGAGCAGCCGTCCCTCATCCTCTCATACCACTGAACTTTTGCAACagcttttccctcctctcttggATGCCCTTCAACAACCCAGGTCAGGGCTGCTCCTCTGTCAGCCTCCAG ATCCTGCACCCCTTGCTTTAGGGCTCTGTACCCTGCAGACCACCTTGCTCTGGTTTTTGGGTAGAACTCAGCAGCATCTGGCAGCATGGGCCCcagattctttcctgcttctgaTCCAGAAGGACTTACCT CCTCTATTGCATGAGGCGGCAGCTCTGTCTAGACTGGCCTCAGAAGAAAGTTTGTCCCTGGAGGTGGAGCAGCAGCTGGGCCTGGAGATCCAGAAGCTAACCACACAGATCCAG CTCCTGCCTGAAGAGTCACTAAGTCTCTTTTTTCAAGAATGTCATAAACAAGCCACACAGGGCTTCGAACTCTACATGCCACGGGGCCGGTACTGGCGGCATCGTCTCTCTCCTG AACTGCCCAGCATTCCCAGTGAGTATGCTGGATTGGTGGTTCGCACTGTACTGGAGCCTGTGCTGCAAGGATTGCAGGGATTGCCGCCCCaagcccaggcccctgcccttgGCCAAGCACTGACAGCCATCCTGGGTGCCTGGCTTGACCACATCCTCAGGCACGGGATACGGTTCag CCTGCAGGGGGCGCTGCAGCTCAGACAAGACTTTGGAGTGGTCCGGGAGTTGCTGGAGGAGGAGCAGTGGGGCCTGTCGCAAGAACTTCGCCAGTCTCTGCTCACACTCAACATCTTCCAGAGGCTGGATGGGGCCCTGCTGTGTCTATTCCAGCAGCCCCTGCCCAAGCCTGAAGTCCACAGGAGGCCTCCCTGTTGCT GTATATGCAATGAGGTCCAGACCATGGAATTGCCCAGCAGCAGCCTCAACAGCTTGGAGAACTTGGAGCCCCCTCTTCGGCCTGGAGCACCCCCAGCCCAGACAGCTCAGCTGCTAAGCACACTATGGGGAGGGGGACCTAGCCCAGAGGCTTACCTGGTGGGAAATCAGCAGGCCTGGCTTGCCCTGAGGCAGCACCAGCGCCCCCGTTGGcacttgccttttctttcatGCCTGGGGACCGGTCCCGAATCCTAA
- the CCDC142 gene encoding coiled-coil domain-containing protein 142 isoform X3, translating to MAQGSRSGGFLPPLATVPPFWSQPEGAVEEQWERRQAGALGGDFRGWPRLPVAGSIPCLNPRPGGARGAQPWWAAPAPADAGEHREAGAADWWQEPAAGRPIPPALQRLRAVLLRLHREREQLLQARDCACHLQMAVHLLRILSPSATALGPGPLTQLCRDLLLLPSRGAVLRSGLRETPEPLLLARPVGLAAQRLDAAIEMQLRALGREPASPGLSSQLADVLLALPAYHQLMGKALSQIPGAARPFPPLRVLHLLTGERGCQVAGQLDEALKGSGLRDHLRSRCQEERELLPGLLGLLGGVSDSASSGLGLGGAGALWSQYWTLLWAACAQSLDLSLGPWRDHRAAAQQLSQALGQGFCQALGSAGEDQSSRPSSSHTTELLQQLFPPLLDALQQPRSGLLLCQPPDPAPLALGLCTLQTTLLWFLGRTQQHLAAWAPDSFLLLIQKDLPVSSWGVGRRGAWAGLKSHFPFLPKPLLHEAAALSRLASEESLSLEVEQQLGLEIQKLTTQIQLLPEESLSLFFQECHKQATQGFELYMPRGRYWRHRLSPELPSIPSEYAGLVVRTVLEPVLQGLQGLPPQAQAPALGQALTAILGAWLDHILRHGIRFSLQGALQLRQDFGVVRELLEEEQWGLSQELRQSLLTLNIFQRLDGALLCLFQQPLPKPEVHRRPPCCCICNEVQTMELPSSSLNSLENLEPPLRPGAPPAQTAQLLSTLWGGGPSPEAYLVGNQQAWLALRQHQRPRWHLPFLSCLGTGPES from the exons ATGGCCCAGGGGTCTCGCTCCGGTGGCTTTCTGCCTCCGCTCGCCACCGTGCCGCCGTTTTGGTCACAACCAGAAGGCGCTGTGGAAGAGCagtgggagagaaggcaggcGGGCGCTCTCGGCGGGGACTTTCGTGGCTGGCCGCGGCTGCCGGTTGCCGGGAGCATTCCCTGCCTGAACCCACGGCCCGGCGGAGCTCGGGGAGCGCAGCCGTGGTGGGCTGCGCCGGCGCCAGCAGACGCAGGAGAGCACCGCGAGGCGGGCGCTGCAGACTGGTGGCAGGAGCCGGCAGCCGGCCGCCCCATTCCTCCCGCGCTGCAGCGTCTCCGGGCCGTGTTGCTGCGGCTGCATCGTGAGCGGGAGCAGCTCCTTCAAGCCCGGGACTGCGCCTGCCACCTACAGATGGCCGTGCACCTCCTGAGGATCCTGAGTCCCAGCGCGACGGCCCTTGGCCCCGGCCCCTTGACTCAGCTGTGCCGCgacctgctgctgctgccttcCCGTGGGGCTGTCCTGCGAAGCGGCCTACGGGAGACTCCGGAGCCGCTACTCCTGGCGCGTCCCGTTGGACTGGCCGCTCAGCGCCTGGATGCTGCCATCGAGATGCAGCTTCGGGCTCTGGGTCGGGAGCCTGCCAGCCCGGGCTTGTCGTCCCAACTTGCTGACGTGCTCTTGGCACTTCCCGCCTACCACCAGCTGATGGGAAAAGCCTTGAGCCAAATTCCGGGGGCAGCGCGCCCTTTCCCACCCCTCCGTGTGCTCCACCTCCTGACGGGGGAGCGGGGTTGCCAGGTGGCTGGTCAGCTAGATGAGGCGCTCAAGGGGTCGGGCTTGCGGGACCACCTCCGAAGTCGGTGCCAGGAGGAGCGGGAGCTGCTGCCCgggctgctggggctgctggggggtGTGAGTGATTCAGCCAGCAGTGGACTGGGGCTTGGAGGGGCTGGAGCCCTGTGGAGCCAGTACTGGACCCTGCTGTGGGCAGCTtgtgctcagagtctggacctaAGTCTAGGACCCTGGAGGGACCACAGGGCAGCCGCACAACAACTGAGTCAGGCACTGGGTCAGG GCTTCTGCCAGGCCTTGGGATCTGCTGGTGAAGATCAGAGCAGCCGTCCCTCATCCTCTCATACCACTGAACTTTTGCAACagcttttccctcctctcttggATGCCCTTCAACAACCCAGGTCAGGGCTGCTCCTCTGTCAGCCTCCAG ATCCTGCACCCCTTGCTTTAGGGCTCTGTACCCTGCAGACCACCTTGCTCTGGTTTTTGGGTAGAACTCAGCAGCATCTGGCAGCATGGGCCCcagattctttcctgcttctgaTCCAGAAGGACTTACCTGTGAGTAGCTGGGGAGTGGGCAGGAGAGGAGCCTGGGCTGGGCTGAAATCTCACTTCCCATTTCTGCCAAAGCCTCTATTGCATGAGGCGGCAGCTCTGTCTAGACTGGCCTCAGAAGAAAGTTTGTCCCTGGAGGTGGAGCAGCAGCTGGGCCTGGAGATCCAGAAGCTAACCACACAGATCCAG CTCCTGCCTGAAGAGTCACTAAGTCTCTTTTTTCAAGAATGTCATAAACAAGCCACACAGGGCTTCGAACTCTACATGCCACGGGGCCGGTACTGGCGGCATCGTCTCTCTCCTG AACTGCCCAGCATTCCCAGTGAGTATGCTGGATTGGTGGTTCGCACTGTACTGGAGCCTGTGCTGCAAGGATTGCAGGGATTGCCGCCCCaagcccaggcccctgcccttgGCCAAGCACTGACAGCCATCCTGGGTGCCTGGCTTGACCACATCCTCAGGCACGGGATACGGTTCag CCTGCAGGGGGCGCTGCAGCTCAGACAAGACTTTGGAGTGGTCCGGGAGTTGCTGGAGGAGGAGCAGTGGGGCCTGTCGCAAGAACTTCGCCAGTCTCTGCTCACACTCAACATCTTCCAGAGGCTGGATGGGGCCCTGCTGTGTCTATTCCAGCAGCCCCTGCCCAAGCCTGAAGTCCACAGGAGGCCTCCCTGTTGCT GTATATGCAATGAGGTCCAGACCATGGAATTGCCCAGCAGCAGCCTCAACAGCTTGGAGAACTTGGAGCCCCCTCTTCGGCCTGGAGCACCCCCAGCCCAGACAGCTCAGCTGCTAAGCACACTATGGGGAGGGGGACCTAGCCCAGAGGCTTACCTGGTGGGAAATCAGCAGGCCTGGCTTGCCCTGAGGCAGCACCAGCGCCCCCGTTGGcacttgccttttctttcatGCCTGGGGACCGGTCCCGAATCCTAA
- the CCDC142 gene encoding coiled-coil domain-containing protein 142 isoform X1 gives MAQGSRSGGFLPPLATVPPFWSQPEGAVEEQWERRQAGALGGDFRGWPRLPVAGSIPCLNPRPGGARGAQPWWAAPAPADAGEHREAGAADWWQEPAAGRPIPPALQRLRAVLLRLHREREQLLQARDCACHLQMAVHLLRILSPSATALGPGPLTQLCRDLLLLPSRGAVLRSGLRETPEPLLLARPVGLAAQRLDAAIEMQLRALGREPASPGLSSQLADVLLALPAYHQLMGKALSQIPGAARPFPPLRVLHLLTGERGCQVAGQLDEALKGSGLRDHLRSRCQEERELLPGLLGLLGGVSDSASSGLGLGGAGALWSQYWTLLWAACAQSLDLSLGPWRDHRAAAQQLSQALGQASLPQECEKELASLCRNLFHQSLIWNWDQGFCQALGSAGEDQSSRPSSSHTTELLQQLFPPLLDALQQPRSGLLLCQPPDPAPLALGLCTLQTTLLWFLGRTQQHLAAWAPDSFLLLIQKDLPVSSWGVGRRGAWAGLKSHFPFLPKPLLHEAAALSRLASEESLSLEVEQQLGLEIQKLTTQIQLLPEESLSLFFQECHKQATQGFELYMPRGRYWRHRLSPELPSIPSEYAGLVVRTVLEPVLQGLQGLPPQAQAPALGQALTAILGAWLDHILRHGIRFSLQGALQLRQDFGVVRELLEEEQWGLSQELRQSLLTLNIFQRLDGALLCLFQQPLPKPEVHRRPPCCCICNEVQTMELPSSSLNSLENLEPPLRPGAPPAQTAQLLSTLWGGGPSPEAYLVGNQQAWLALRQHQRPRWHLPFLSCLGTGPES, from the exons ATGGCCCAGGGGTCTCGCTCCGGTGGCTTTCTGCCTCCGCTCGCCACCGTGCCGCCGTTTTGGTCACAACCAGAAGGCGCTGTGGAAGAGCagtgggagagaaggcaggcGGGCGCTCTCGGCGGGGACTTTCGTGGCTGGCCGCGGCTGCCGGTTGCCGGGAGCATTCCCTGCCTGAACCCACGGCCCGGCGGAGCTCGGGGAGCGCAGCCGTGGTGGGCTGCGCCGGCGCCAGCAGACGCAGGAGAGCACCGCGAGGCGGGCGCTGCAGACTGGTGGCAGGAGCCGGCAGCCGGCCGCCCCATTCCTCCCGCGCTGCAGCGTCTCCGGGCCGTGTTGCTGCGGCTGCATCGTGAGCGGGAGCAGCTCCTTCAAGCCCGGGACTGCGCCTGCCACCTACAGATGGCCGTGCACCTCCTGAGGATCCTGAGTCCCAGCGCGACGGCCCTTGGCCCCGGCCCCTTGACTCAGCTGTGCCGCgacctgctgctgctgccttcCCGTGGGGCTGTCCTGCGAAGCGGCCTACGGGAGACTCCGGAGCCGCTACTCCTGGCGCGTCCCGTTGGACTGGCCGCTCAGCGCCTGGATGCTGCCATCGAGATGCAGCTTCGGGCTCTGGGTCGGGAGCCTGCCAGCCCGGGCTTGTCGTCCCAACTTGCTGACGTGCTCTTGGCACTTCCCGCCTACCACCAGCTGATGGGAAAAGCCTTGAGCCAAATTCCGGGGGCAGCGCGCCCTTTCCCACCCCTCCGTGTGCTCCACCTCCTGACGGGGGAGCGGGGTTGCCAGGTGGCTGGTCAGCTAGATGAGGCGCTCAAGGGGTCGGGCTTGCGGGACCACCTCCGAAGTCGGTGCCAGGAGGAGCGGGAGCTGCTGCCCgggctgctggggctgctggggggtGTGAGTGATTCAGCCAGCAGTGGACTGGGGCTTGGAGGGGCTGGAGCCCTGTGGAGCCAGTACTGGACCCTGCTGTGGGCAGCTtgtgctcagagtctggacctaAGTCTAGGACCCTGGAGGGACCACAGGGCAGCCGCACAACAACTGAGTCAGGCACTGGGTCAGG CATCCCTGCCTCAGGAGTGTGAGAAGGAGCTGGCTTCTTTGTGTCGCAACCTATTTCATCAGTCTCTTATCTGGAATTGGGACCAAG GCTTCTGCCAGGCCTTGGGATCTGCTGGTGAAGATCAGAGCAGCCGTCCCTCATCCTCTCATACCACTGAACTTTTGCAACagcttttccctcctctcttggATGCCCTTCAACAACCCAGGTCAGGGCTGCTCCTCTGTCAGCCTCCAG ATCCTGCACCCCTTGCTTTAGGGCTCTGTACCCTGCAGACCACCTTGCTCTGGTTTTTGGGTAGAACTCAGCAGCATCTGGCAGCATGGGCCCcagattctttcctgcttctgaTCCAGAAGGACTTACCTGTGAGTAGCTGGGGAGTGGGCAGGAGAGGAGCCTGGGCTGGGCTGAAATCTCACTTCCCATTTCTGCCAAAGCCTCTATTGCATGAGGCGGCAGCTCTGTCTAGACTGGCCTCAGAAGAAAGTTTGTCCCTGGAGGTGGAGCAGCAGCTGGGCCTGGAGATCCAGAAGCTAACCACACAGATCCAG CTCCTGCCTGAAGAGTCACTAAGTCTCTTTTTTCAAGAATGTCATAAACAAGCCACACAGGGCTTCGAACTCTACATGCCACGGGGCCGGTACTGGCGGCATCGTCTCTCTCCTG AACTGCCCAGCATTCCCAGTGAGTATGCTGGATTGGTGGTTCGCACTGTACTGGAGCCTGTGCTGCAAGGATTGCAGGGATTGCCGCCCCaagcccaggcccctgcccttgGCCAAGCACTGACAGCCATCCTGGGTGCCTGGCTTGACCACATCCTCAGGCACGGGATACGGTTCag CCTGCAGGGGGCGCTGCAGCTCAGACAAGACTTTGGAGTGGTCCGGGAGTTGCTGGAGGAGGAGCAGTGGGGCCTGTCGCAAGAACTTCGCCAGTCTCTGCTCACACTCAACATCTTCCAGAGGCTGGATGGGGCCCTGCTGTGTCTATTCCAGCAGCCCCTGCCCAAGCCTGAAGTCCACAGGAGGCCTCCCTGTTGCT GTATATGCAATGAGGTCCAGACCATGGAATTGCCCAGCAGCAGCCTCAACAGCTTGGAGAACTTGGAGCCCCCTCTTCGGCCTGGAGCACCCCCAGCCCAGACAGCTCAGCTGCTAAGCACACTATGGGGAGGGGGACCTAGCCCAGAGGCTTACCTGGTGGGAAATCAGCAGGCCTGGCTTGCCCTGAGGCAGCACCAGCGCCCCCGTTGGcacttgccttttctttcatGCCTGGGGACCGGTCCCGAATCCTAA
- the MRPL53 gene encoding 39S ribosomal protein L53, mitochondrial, which produces MAAYLARLGLRSVKQVRVQFCPFEKNVESTRTFLQAVSSEKVRSTNLNCSVIVDVRHDGSEPCVDVLFGDGHRLIMRGTHLTAQEMLTAFASHIQTRAAAGSGDKPGAGTGR; this is translated from the exons ATGGCGGCGTACTTGGCTCGGCTAGGGCTCCGGTCTGTGAAGCAGGTTCGGGTTCAATTCTGCCCCTTCGAGAAGAATGTGGAGTCGACGAG GACCTTCCTCCAGGCGGTGAGCAGCGAGAAGGTCCGTTCCACCAATCTCAACTGCTCGGTGATTGTGGACGTGAGGCACGACGGCTCCGAGCCCTGCGTGGACGTGCTGTtcg GAGACGGGCATCGCCTGATTATGCGCGGTACCCACCTCACCGCCCAGGAAATGCTCACAGCCTTCGCCTCCCACATCCAGACTAGGGCTGCGGCGGGGAGCGGGGACAAGCCAGGCGCTGGTACCgggcgctga